Genomic DNA from Alicyclobacillus fastidiosus:
TTGGTATTGAAAGAGCATTTTAATGTACATATTCAAACTGAAGACGTGGCTTTCCAGTTTCGACCCTCGAAACGGATTCCTTATGGCTGCCTCTCTAACTTGGTTTGCTTTCGTTGCTGACCAACGGTCGGAACGACTTGGGCAGTACTCTGCGACTCGTTCGGCTAGCTCAGGTTCCGGAACATCAAGGACGGTTTGCGCCGTGGGAAACTCGTATAAAACACGCAATGAGACCTTCGAATACAAGTCCCCAAACACGCCTCTGAACTCGGGAAACACCTGGTCAAGAACTGCTTGAAACTGCAGCTTAGTCTGAACGTACAAGCCCGTGATTGACTCGTGTTGTCGCGTAAGATTTCGTAAGTTGAGGAGATAAACGCCTCGCCTTTTATAAGGTTCAAACTCCTCCTTGTAGTAGAGCTCGCACAAGTGATATGCATCTAAAGCATCCGTCTTCACCTTACGCAGACTAGACTTCTTCGCCTGATGAGCAATTAAGGGATTCACTAGTACATACGTGTAATTTTGCTTATCGAGGAACTGAGAGATAGGTGCGTGATAGTGCCCAGTCGACTCAAAGATGACAATCGGCGCTACACCACCTGCTGTTTGTTCCACCGTACGGAGCAGTTCAAGGAACTGGTTAAGTCCCGCATCCGTATGAACAACGTTAAAGCTCTTACCATGAGGCTTCCCCTTATCGAGGAAGACCTGCCCTTTACTTTCTCCTTTCGCAATATCCAGACCAATGACGGGATTCACATGAACAACTCCTCCAACTTAATCTTATCGGCAGCCCCTATTCTTCTTGCGGTTCATAGCTTCGCTTGTTATACGAGGTCGTTGCCCCAACCAGCTTCAAACATGCTTCCACAAGTAGAGGTGAACATTTTAATCCTCGGGTTCAAAGACCCACGCCCCCGGACGTTCGACCCGACTACCGCAGTACAACCCCATACAAACAATGAGGTCAACCAGTAAAAACTGGCTGACCTCATAATACGAATGCCCCCGTTCACGCAATAAGAGTGCCTATGAAATAGGCACTGATAAGTTCAACCACCTGTAATGTCACACTGTCTGTATAGACCCCAACTCGAAATTTACGACGTTCCGTATCCACTATGTCTGATTTTACGAGAGGGTCGTTCTGGAACAGTATCAGTGCCTCGTCTTCCGAATCCGCTGGGTTAATTAGAATCCCGAAAGTTCCATCAAGGCATGCTCCATCGAAGAAAATCCTGCGTTCGGAAATTTTTGGATGAGCATACTCGAATTGCTGTGCCATTACAGCTTTCTCTTCATCGGCCATGTGCCGTAATGGGCTTACAGCGTCGTATATAAATGGTAAGAAACGAAGTTAGCGAGCCGAGTATTTTCGATAGCATATGTGTGTGTTGTTCATATTGTCACGGAGCAGGATTTCAACGACATAAAAAGGGGTTGTCCAACGCATATTTACTGCGTTGGACAACCCTTTGTGTACTTTTTTACTGAACTTTACTGAACCTTTGTTGATACTTGGATTTTTCCACTGACGATATTCTGCTTCAGTTGATTCACTTCATTGACGACGCTCTGTGGTACGCCCTTCATGGCTGGAGTGATACCTACGCCATTGCCCTTCAAGCCAAATGTCTGAACCCCTGACTTGAATGTGTTGTTTTTGACGGATTGAATCACGTCAAATACTGAGGTGTCTACGCCCTTCGTGGCGCTTGTGATGATATTTTGCGGAGCCAGGTAACTTTGATTTGTATCCACGCCGATGGCGTATTTATTGGCTGCCTTCACCGCACTGATGGCACCCTGTCCGCATCCGCCAGCTACCGGGAAGATGATATCGGCGCCCTGAGACAACTGATTTTGCGCATATTGACTGCCCAAACTTTGGTCCGTAAAGCTGTTCGTGTATGAAAG
This window encodes:
- a CDS encoding IS110 family transposase produces the protein MNPVIGLDIAKGESKGQVFLDKGKPHGKSFNVVHTDAGLNQFLELLRTVEQTAGGVAPIVIFESTGHYHAPISQFLDKQNYTYVLVNPLIAHQAKKSSLRKVKTDALDAYHLCELYYKEEFEPYKRRGVYLLNLRNLTRQHESITGLYVQTKLQFQAVLDQVFPEFRGVFGDLYSKVSLRVLYEFPTAQTVLDVPEPELAERVAEYCPSRSDRWSATKANQVREAAIRNPFRGSKLESHVFSLNMYIKMLFQYQEHLSALENMIDALALEIEEYQIIQSIPGIGGKIAATIISEIGEVDRFNHPKKLVAFAGVDPRVFESGKFKATVNRISKRGSSGLRHTLFVAVLCCLRKTGSRRLKAFYDRKREEGKAHKVAVIACVNKLLHWIYVLLKRREAFQDTP